The following are encoded together in the Mesoterricola sediminis genome:
- a CDS encoding MMPL family transporter, which translates to MGKGILRGLLRIHLRRPAWLWAALAALTLALGLGVLRVERRLDLMSLLPTDNPVVRASIEAGVGQQELLWLAAEGGEADLEAREAWAEHLVDALLTDGGVPLNGMGGEGRISPPIPVPEARGASLWPPLLAAGSLLEGDAAVTRLVTEQAYALAPMLLGDRLAPLRDPAEVRRRFQATAKALASPDPARARLAQLDPLQLAQGVSERDATRLRVLSDARAFPLKLRTGYLVSRDARFVLVPLVLDFPSGDARATSRLLLWLGQGATGPLPATASRAQVLRALAPAEGRPFAIQATGAHAIAWHESHILTREVLLSLALSFILIGLVYWIGFRTLAGYGFVVIPLLLGMLWALGLTGWVLGRLNLMAAAFGAVLLGVGDDVGILLFSRYRDERQAGRSKALALRAALLSTGPGVIAGGLATAAAFLACVAAPFPGFRDLGLTAGLGLLACMASSFLVLPALLLTLDQGRGTFAPAAGAHAALPPLRPWKPVAAAVALVLAVAGIKGLRWEEDLRRFRQQGNPALALQESLGRVLGAGLQPLAVQIPLDDPENLPRLWNALAEPLRKEGIPMPAWQVPEPELRRVLASDTWYNRTLEEAAAAGLDPTALERPLAALRRSAQDPLNVPRSLQSLIPPMKALPERGAPRGAAWKPAPRADAPAPAPATFTLPLRLPEAAQERVQPAIEAAGARMVGTRPLFKAIKAVARDALREVILLALGAVLAVVAVFGRRPRFLAMALLPLAASQAGTLGILGWTGEPLTFLSLVAIPIALGVSVDTAMNLLHRSRLEPGAAAKVARVNAVCAGTTLAGFGGLVFSGYRGLRGLGLAALGGVALALLATQWLLPWVLEKWPLHRRRP; encoded by the coding sequence ATGGGTAAGGGGATCCTGCGGGGGCTGCTCCGGATCCACCTGCGCCGGCCGGCCTGGCTCTGGGCGGCCCTGGCGGCCCTGACCCTGGCCCTGGGCCTGGGCGTGCTCCGGGTGGAGCGGCGCCTGGACCTCATGAGCCTCCTGCCCACCGACAATCCGGTGGTGCGGGCCAGCATCGAGGCCGGCGTCGGCCAGCAGGAACTCCTGTGGCTGGCCGCCGAGGGCGGCGAGGCGGACCTGGAGGCCCGGGAGGCCTGGGCGGAGCACCTCGTGGACGCCCTGCTCACCGACGGCGGCGTCCCCCTGAACGGCATGGGGGGCGAGGGGCGCATCTCGCCGCCCATCCCCGTGCCCGAGGCCCGGGGGGCCTCCCTGTGGCCGCCCCTCCTGGCCGCCGGCAGCCTCCTCGAAGGGGACGCCGCGGTCACCCGGCTCGTCACCGAGCAGGCCTATGCCCTGGCGCCCATGCTCCTGGGGGACCGCCTGGCCCCCCTCCGGGACCCGGCCGAGGTGCGCCGCCGCTTCCAGGCCACGGCCAAGGCCCTGGCCTCGCCGGACCCGGCCCGGGCCCGCCTGGCCCAGCTCGATCCCCTCCAGCTCGCCCAGGGCGTGTCCGAGCGGGACGCGACCCGGCTGCGGGTCCTCTCCGATGCGCGGGCCTTCCCCCTGAAGCTCCGCACCGGCTACCTGGTGTCCCGGGACGCCCGGTTCGTCCTGGTGCCCCTGGTGCTGGACTTCCCCAGCGGGGACGCCCGGGCCACGAGCCGCCTCCTCCTGTGGCTGGGGCAGGGCGCCACCGGGCCCCTGCCCGCCACCGCCAGCCGGGCCCAGGTCCTCCGCGCCCTGGCGCCGGCCGAAGGCCGGCCCTTCGCCATCCAGGCCACCGGCGCCCACGCCATCGCCTGGCACGAATCGCACATCCTGACCCGGGAGGTCCTCCTGAGCCTCGCGCTCAGCTTCATCCTCATCGGCCTCGTCTACTGGATCGGCTTCCGCACCCTGGCCGGGTACGGCTTCGTGGTGATCCCCCTCCTGCTGGGCATGCTCTGGGCCCTGGGCCTCACCGGCTGGGTGCTGGGGCGCCTCAACCTCATGGCGGCGGCCTTCGGGGCGGTGCTCCTGGGGGTGGGGGACGACGTGGGCATCCTCCTCTTCAGCCGGTACCGGGACGAACGGCAGGCCGGGCGATCCAAGGCCCTCGCCCTGCGGGCGGCCCTGCTTTCCACCGGCCCGGGCGTCATCGCGGGCGGCCTCGCCACCGCGGCGGCCTTCCTGGCCTGCGTCGCGGCCCCCTTCCCGGGCTTCCGGGACCTGGGGCTCACGGCGGGCCTGGGCCTGCTGGCCTGCATGGCCTCGAGCTTCCTCGTCCTGCCGGCCCTGCTCCTGACCCTGGACCAGGGGCGCGGCACCTTCGCCCCCGCCGCGGGGGCCCATGCCGCCCTCCCCCCCCTGCGCCCCTGGAAGCCGGTGGCCGCCGCGGTCGCCCTCGTCCTCGCCGTCGCCGGCATCAAGGGCCTGCGCTGGGAGGAGGACCTGCGCCGCTTCCGCCAGCAGGGCAACCCCGCCCTCGCCCTGCAGGAGTCCCTGGGCCGGGTGCTGGGCGCGGGGCTGCAGCCGCTGGCCGTGCAGATCCCCCTCGACGATCCCGAGAACCTGCCCCGCCTCTGGAACGCCCTGGCCGAGCCCCTCCGGAAGGAGGGCATCCCCATGCCGGCCTGGCAGGTCCCGGAGCCCGAGCTCCGGCGGGTGCTGGCCTCGGACACCTGGTACAACCGGACCCTGGAGGAGGCCGCCGCCGCCGGCCTGGATCCCACCGCCCTGGAGCGGCCCCTGGCCGCCCTGCGGCGCTCCGCCCAGGATCCCCTGAACGTCCCGCGCAGCCTCCAGTCCCTCATCCCCCCCATGAAGGCCCTGCCGGAACGGGGCGCCCCGCGGGGGGCCGCCTGGAAGCCGGCGCCGAGGGCGGACGCGCCCGCGCCGGCCCCGGCCACCTTCACCCTGCCCCTGCGCCTGCCGGAGGCGGCCCAGGAGCGCGTCCAGCCCGCGATCGAGGCCGCCGGGGCCCGCATGGTCGGGACCCGGCCCCTCTTCAAGGCCATCAAGGCCGTGGCCCGGGACGCGCTGCGGGAGGTCATCCTCCTCGCCCTGGGCGCGGTGCTGGCGGTGGTCGCGGTCTTCGGGCGCCGGCCCCGGTTCCTGGCCATGGCCCTCCTCCCCCTCGCCGCGAGCCAGGCGGGGACCCTGGGCATCCTGGGCTGGACCGGGGAGCCCCTCACCTTCCTGTCCCTCGTCGCCATCCCCATCGCCCTCGGCGTGAGCGTGGACACCGCCATGAACCTGCTGCACCGCTCCCGGCTGGAGCCCGGCGCCGCGGCCAAGGTGGCCCGGGTCAACGCCGTGTGCGCCGGAACCACCCTGGCCGGCTTCGGCGGACTCGTGTTCAGCGGCTACCGGGGCCTCCGGGGCCTGGGCCTGGCCGCCCTGGGCGGCGTGGCCCTGGCCCTCCTGGCCACCCAGTGGCTGCTCCCCTGGGTCCTGGAGAAGTGGCCCCTGCACCGGAGGCGCCCGTGA
- a CDS encoding SAM-dependent methyltransferase: MNPLETLLQARLREGPVPAADVMALALYHPGHGYYRRAQGPWGFEGGDYYTALDLGPLLGEALCLRLLRAWEDLGRPETFTVLEPGAGRGWLGRDILQAATGPFAEALRYVHRDDNPAARAAAGEALAPWPDRVRFAAEGEALPPFVGAVLSNELFDALPAQPWRWDGARWTREMLTPDGPAWLPGEPCEATAWFAAHAQDGLESGDGAPWCAALPDVVADLARPLEAGLFLAIDYGEQASRLVDKGADLRRYKGHQVDGKWWEDLGDSDLTADVDFTRLASLLGGHGFGPAATVTLSRWVREHAPLGEWEEAWASLTPAVRIQRMENLLQLTLPTMMGERFRVLEAWKRA, translated from the coding sequence GTGAACCCCCTCGAGACCCTCCTCCAGGCCCGTCTCCGGGAGGGGCCGGTGCCCGCCGCCGACGTCATGGCCCTGGCCCTCTACCATCCCGGCCACGGCTACTACCGCCGCGCCCAGGGCCCCTGGGGCTTCGAGGGCGGCGACTACTACACGGCCCTGGACCTGGGCCCCCTGCTGGGCGAGGCCCTCTGTCTCCGCCTGCTGCGCGCCTGGGAGGACCTGGGCCGGCCGGAGACCTTCACCGTCCTGGAGCCCGGCGCGGGCCGGGGCTGGCTGGGCCGGGACATCCTCCAGGCCGCCACGGGCCCCTTCGCGGAGGCCCTCCGCTACGTGCACCGGGACGACAACCCCGCCGCCCGTGCCGCCGCCGGGGAGGCCCTGGCCCCCTGGCCGGACCGGGTCCGTTTCGCCGCCGAAGGCGAGGCCCTGCCTCCCTTCGTGGGCGCCGTCCTCTCCAACGAGCTCTTCGACGCCCTGCCCGCCCAGCCCTGGCGCTGGGACGGGGCGCGATGGACCCGGGAGATGCTGACCCCCGACGGCCCCGCGTGGCTCCCCGGGGAGCCCTGCGAGGCCACCGCCTGGTTCGCCGCCCACGCCCAGGACGGCCTGGAATCCGGGGACGGCGCCCCCTGGTGCGCGGCGCTCCCGGACGTGGTCGCGGACCTGGCCCGCCCCCTGGAGGCCGGGCTCTTCCTGGCCATCGACTACGGGGAGCAGGCCTCCCGCCTCGTGGACAAGGGCGCCGACCTCCGCCGGTACAAGGGCCACCAGGTGGACGGCAAATGGTGGGAGGACCTGGGCGACTCCGACCTCACCGCCGACGTGGACTTCACCCGCCTCGCCTCCCTCCTCGGCGGTCACGGCTTCGGCCCCGCGGCCACGGTCACCCTCAGCCGCTGGGTGCGGGAGCACGCCCCCCTGGGCGAATGGGAGGAGGCCTGGGCCTCCCTCACCCCCGCCGTCCGGATCCAGCGCATGGAGAACCTGCTCCAGCTCACCCTCCCAACGATGATGGGCGAGCGCTTCCGCGTCCTGGAGGCCTGGAAGCGCGCCTGA
- a CDS encoding M3 family metallopeptidase — protein sequence MSSLRTRLVLGLAPLVVLAAPLRAEQPVKPSPTLEALIAPWTGPYGGVPPWDKVKPADFVAAFDLAMADARKHIQAIATDPAAPTFQNTIEALERATRMFDRVNVLTGVHFSTLKTGEVPAIEAAMAPKLSAYFDEITQNGPLFKRIEAVYESRDKAGLTPVQKRLAWDYYTNFVRAGARLDPAQKTRIKALNQELASLFTRFAQNVVLEESEVFAVFDKESDLAGLSPDFKASLARAAEAKGLKGKWLVANTRSAMEPFLAYCDNRAAREKVWRNYIKRGDNDDARDTKALIPRILKLRFERAQLLGYKTHAHWSLEKSMAGTPEKAVALMEAVWKPAAAQVRKDVAEMQAIIAKEGGSFKLAAWDYRYYAEKLRKAKYDLDLKEVTPYMQLDKLREGMFWAANRAYGVTFHPVEGLPVQHPDVKVWEVKDARGAHLALWYFDPFARAGKSSGAWMNEYRTQRHFDGDVTPIVSNNSNFTKAGPGEPVLLSFDDAQTMFHEFGHALHGMLSNVVYPSMAGTNVARDFVEFPSQINEHFFLTPEVLNRFALHYKTGKPIPQTLVDRIKKAETFNQGFITMEFLASAMIDMKFHLAGGAPIDPARFEREELARLGMPEEIVMRHRPTQFNHIFSSDGYSAAYYSYLWADALTADAWEAFLENRGPWDDAVSERLKATVLSVGNTWDPADSFRAFRGRDVNTDALMRKRGFLK from the coding sequence ATGTCCTCCCTTCGAACCCGGCTCGTCCTCGGCCTCGCCCCCCTCGTGGTCCTGGCCGCCCCCCTCCGCGCGGAGCAGCCCGTGAAGCCCTCCCCCACCCTCGAAGCCCTCATCGCCCCCTGGACCGGCCCTTACGGCGGCGTGCCCCCCTGGGACAAGGTGAAGCCCGCCGACTTCGTGGCGGCCTTCGACCTGGCCATGGCCGACGCCCGCAAGCACATCCAGGCCATCGCCACGGATCCCGCGGCCCCGACCTTCCAGAACACCATCGAGGCCCTGGAGCGCGCGACCCGGATGTTCGACCGGGTCAACGTCCTCACCGGCGTCCACTTCAGCACCCTGAAGACCGGCGAGGTCCCCGCCATCGAGGCGGCCATGGCCCCCAAGCTCTCCGCCTACTTCGACGAGATCACCCAGAACGGCCCGCTCTTCAAGCGCATCGAGGCCGTCTACGAGAGCCGGGACAAGGCCGGGCTCACCCCCGTCCAGAAGCGGCTCGCCTGGGACTACTACACCAACTTCGTGCGCGCCGGGGCCAGGCTCGACCCCGCCCAGAAGACCCGGATCAAGGCCCTGAACCAGGAGCTGGCCTCCCTCTTCACCCGGTTCGCCCAGAACGTCGTCCTGGAGGAGAGCGAGGTCTTCGCCGTCTTCGACAAGGAATCCGACCTGGCCGGCCTCTCCCCCGACTTCAAGGCCTCCCTGGCCCGGGCCGCCGAGGCGAAGGGCCTCAAGGGCAAGTGGCTCGTCGCCAACACCCGCAGCGCCATGGAGCCCTTCCTCGCCTACTGCGACAACCGCGCGGCCCGCGAGAAGGTGTGGCGCAACTACATCAAGCGCGGCGACAACGACGACGCCCGGGACACCAAGGCCCTCATCCCCAGGATCCTGAAGCTCCGCTTCGAGCGCGCCCAGCTCCTGGGCTACAAGACCCACGCCCACTGGTCCCTCGAGAAGTCCATGGCCGGCACCCCTGAGAAGGCCGTTGCCCTGATGGAGGCCGTGTGGAAGCCCGCCGCCGCCCAGGTCCGCAAGGACGTGGCCGAGATGCAGGCCATCATCGCCAAGGAGGGCGGCAGCTTCAAGCTCGCCGCCTGGGACTACCGCTACTACGCGGAGAAGCTCCGCAAGGCCAAGTACGACCTGGACCTCAAGGAGGTCACGCCCTACATGCAGCTGGACAAGCTGCGTGAAGGCATGTTCTGGGCCGCGAACCGCGCCTACGGCGTGACCTTCCACCCCGTGGAGGGCCTGCCCGTGCAGCACCCCGACGTGAAGGTCTGGGAGGTCAAGGACGCCCGCGGCGCCCACCTGGCGCTCTGGTACTTCGATCCCTTCGCCCGGGCCGGCAAGAGCAGCGGCGCCTGGATGAACGAATACCGCACCCAGCGCCACTTCGACGGAGACGTCACGCCCATCGTCTCCAACAACTCCAATTTCACGAAGGCGGGCCCCGGCGAGCCGGTGCTCCTGAGCTTCGACGACGCCCAGACCATGTTCCACGAGTTCGGCCACGCCCTGCACGGGATGCTGAGCAACGTGGTCTATCCCTCCATGGCCGGCACCAACGTCGCCCGGGACTTCGTGGAGTTCCCCTCCCAGATCAACGAGCACTTCTTCCTGACCCCCGAGGTGCTCAACCGCTTCGCCCTCCATTACAAGACGGGCAAGCCCATTCCCCAGACCCTGGTGGACCGCATCAAGAAGGCCGAGACCTTCAACCAGGGCTTCATCACCATGGAGTTCCTGGCCTCGGCCATGATCGACATGAAGTTCCACCTGGCCGGGGGCGCCCCCATCGACCCCGCCAGGTTCGAGCGGGAGGAGCTGGCCCGCCTCGGCATGCCCGAGGAGATCGTGATGCGGCACCGGCCCACCCAGTTCAACCACATCTTCAGCTCGGACGGTTACTCGGCTGCCTACTACTCCTACCTCTGGGCCGACGCCCTCACGGCTGACGCCTGGGAGGCCTTCCTGGAGAACCGGGGCCCCTGGGACGACGCCGTCTCCGAGCGCCTGAAGGCCACCGTGCTGTCCGTGGGCAACACCTGGGATCCCGCCGACAGCTTCCGGGCCTTCCGGGGCCGGGACGTGAACACGGACGCGCTGATGCGCAAGCGGGGCTTCCTCAAGTAG
- the rplU gene encoding 50S ribosomal protein L21 has product MYAVIQTGGKQYRVSEGDIVRVELLDKEIKDAVVFDRVLLVDDNGNLKVGKPVLEGASVTGEVITHDRAKKVVIFKKKRTTTYQRTKGHRQGYTEVRIKGIQA; this is encoded by the coding sequence ATGTACGCAGTGATCCAGACCGGCGGCAAACAGTACCGCGTTTCCGAAGGCGACATCGTCCGTGTCGAACTCCTGGACAAGGAGATCAAGGACGCCGTCGTGTTCGACCGCGTGCTCCTGGTGGACGACAACGGGAACCTGAAGGTCGGCAAGCCCGTCCTCGAGGGCGCCTCCGTCACCGGCGAAGTCATCACCCATGACCGCGCCAAGAAGGTCGTCATCTTCAAGAAGAAGCGCACCACGACCTACCAGCGCACCAAGGGCCACCGCCAGGGGTACACCGAGGTCCGCATCAAGGGCATCCAGGCCTAG
- the rpmA gene encoding 50S ribosomal protein L27, which produces MAHKKGVGSSRNGRDSNAQRLGVKAFGGQLVTAGSIIVRQRGTRFKMGVNVGMGTDHTLFAKVDGKVRFQDKGQHGRFIHVDPVEA; this is translated from the coding sequence ATGGCTCACAAAAAAGGTGTAGGTTCCAGCCGCAACGGCCGCGATTCCAATGCTCAGCGCCTGGGTGTGAAGGCCTTCGGCGGCCAGCTCGTGACCGCCGGGTCCATCATCGTCCGCCAGCGCGGCACCCGCTTCAAGATGGGCGTCAACGTCGGCATGGGCACCGACCACACGCTGTTCGCCAAGGTGGACGGCAAGGTGCGGTTCCAGGACAAGGGCCAGCACGGCCGTTTCATCCACGTGGATCCCGTCGAGGCCTGA
- the obgE gene encoding GTPase ObgE, with protein MFLDHLTLHLEAGHGGAGACSFRREKFAERGGPDGGDGGVGGSIAIRATRTLNTLNPYRNQRNFAAGRGGNGEGSLRHGTDGASITLEVPLGTVVRDAFTGEVLAELMEPGQTVTVARGGRGGLGNNNFKSSTNRTPRHAQPGEDGEIRDVDLELKLIADVGLAGLPNAGKSTLVSRVSAARPKIADYPFTTLEPQLGVVDVDGVNSFVIADIPGLIEGAAGGAGLGVQFLRHVERTRMLLHLVDLSDPMLEPEEAIAVIEKELAAFSAVLAAKPRWLVGTKLDALQDPDRRSRFEALCRARGQEPILLSGVTGEGIRTLVYKLGDALLGSGRA; from the coding sequence ATGTTCCTTGACCACCTGACCCTCCACCTGGAAGCCGGGCACGGCGGGGCCGGAGCCTGCTCCTTCCGCCGGGAGAAGTTCGCCGAGCGCGGCGGGCCCGACGGGGGCGACGGCGGCGTCGGCGGCTCCATCGCCATCCGCGCCACCCGGACCCTGAACACCCTCAACCCCTACCGCAACCAGCGGAACTTCGCGGCGGGGCGGGGGGGCAACGGCGAGGGCAGCCTCCGCCACGGCACCGACGGGGCCAGCATCACCCTCGAGGTCCCCCTGGGGACGGTGGTGCGGGACGCCTTCACCGGCGAGGTCCTCGCCGAGCTCATGGAGCCCGGCCAGACCGTCACGGTGGCCCGGGGCGGCCGCGGGGGCCTGGGCAACAACAACTTCAAGAGCTCCACCAACCGCACCCCCCGCCACGCCCAGCCCGGCGAGGACGGCGAGATCCGGGACGTGGACCTGGAGCTCAAGCTGATCGCCGACGTGGGCCTCGCGGGGCTGCCCAATGCCGGCAAGTCCACCCTGGTCAGCCGGGTCTCCGCCGCCCGGCCCAAGATCGCGGACTACCCCTTCACCACCCTGGAGCCCCAGCTGGGCGTCGTGGACGTGGACGGCGTCAACAGCTTCGTCATCGCCGACATCCCCGGCCTCATCGAGGGCGCCGCGGGCGGGGCGGGCCTGGGCGTCCAGTTCCTGCGCCACGTGGAGCGGACCCGCATGCTGCTGCACCTGGTGGACCTCTCGGATCCGATGCTGGAGCCCGAGGAGGCCATCGCCGTCATCGAGAAGGAGCTGGCCGCCTTCAGCGCCGTCCTGGCCGCCAAGCCCCGGTGGCTGGTGGGCACCAAGCTGGACGCCCTCCAGGATCCGGACCGCCGGTCCCGCTTCGAGGCCCTCTGCCGGGCCCGGGGCCAGGAGCCGATCCTCCTCTCCGGCGTCACGGGCGAGGGCATCCGGACCCTGGTGTACAAGCTCGGCGACGCCCTGCTGGGGTCCGGCCGCGCATGA
- the rsfS gene encoding ribosome silencing factor: MRRVGLLGGTFNPPHAGHLRLAELAMEHLALDEVRLVPTALPPHKAAPGLDGPARVRLLRDLPYPVETLEVERGGASYTVDTLEALAAREPEAAWILLMGSDQFEGFGTWRRPDRILELAALAVSPRPGREAFRVPALLDGRERAAWTGAPGEWVRLPGTRLDLASTGLRTLLAEGLDPEGIPPQVLAAICRENQYRNDCLGERMTLEPRLASVVEAARSKKAFRIRLFDVTGIASFTDTFAFMSGGSDRQNRAIADAVEEKLKEQGVRPISREGEQNGNWILLDFGDLIVHVMDEETRGFYNLEGLWKEGRELELPPDVPPSGAATETREG, translated from the coding sequence ATGAGGCGGGTGGGGCTCCTGGGAGGCACCTTCAACCCTCCCCACGCCGGCCACCTCCGTCTCGCCGAACTCGCCATGGAACACCTCGCCCTGGACGAGGTGCGCCTGGTGCCCACCGCCCTGCCGCCCCACAAGGCCGCCCCCGGGCTGGACGGACCCGCCCGGGTCCGCCTCCTCCGGGACCTCCCCTACCCGGTGGAGACTCTGGAGGTGGAGCGCGGCGGCGCCAGCTACACCGTGGACACCCTGGAGGCCCTCGCCGCCCGGGAGCCGGAAGCCGCCTGGATCCTGCTGATGGGCAGCGACCAGTTCGAGGGGTTCGGGACCTGGCGCCGTCCGGACCGGATCCTCGAGCTCGCCGCCCTCGCCGTGTCCCCCCGCCCCGGGCGGGAGGCCTTCCGGGTGCCGGCCCTCCTGGACGGGCGGGAACGGGCCGCCTGGACCGGGGCCCCCGGGGAGTGGGTCCGCCTGCCGGGGACCCGGCTGGACCTGGCCTCCACCGGCCTCCGGACCCTCCTGGCGGAGGGGCTCGACCCCGAGGGGATCCCCCCTCAAGTTCTGGCTGCCATTTGCCGGGAAAACCAGTACCGTAATGACTGTTTGGGAGAACGAATGACCCTCGAGCCGCGGCTCGCGAGCGTGGTTGAAGCTGCCCGCTCCAAGAAAGCCTTCCGGATCCGCCTCTTCGATGTGACGGGGATCGCCAGCTTCACCGACACGTTCGCCTTCATGTCCGGCGGCAGCGACCGCCAGAACCGCGCCATCGCCGACGCCGTGGAGGAGAAGCTCAAGGAGCAGGGTGTCCGTCCCATCTCGCGCGAAGGCGAGCAGAACGGCAACTGGATCCTCCTGGATTTCGGGGACCTGATCGTCCACGTCATGGACGAGGAAACCCGCGGATTCTACAATCTTGAAGGCCTCTGGAAGGAGGGCAGGGAACTGGAGCTGCCGCCCGACGTCCCTCCTTCCGGCGCCGCGACCGAGACCCGGGAGGGGTGA
- a CDS encoding Glu/Leu/Phe/Val family dehydrogenase encodes MLNSHNAFDAMSSRLRVAAELYGLEEALFKVFIAPIRSIIVSCPVHMDDGRWEVFTGYRVQHNVARGPAKGGIRYDPRITLDEIKAGAAWNTWKTAVVDVPFGGGKGGVICDPTRMSDGELERLTRRYIAEIMDLLGPDRDVPGIDMGTNSHVMAWVLDTYTMHTRKTENAVVTGKPISLGGSLGRTEAVGRGILIAAREAMQRLGKPLAGSTLAVQGFGNVGSQAARLLHEAGARMVAVSDLKGAIRNDRGIDTHALLKYHAEHKTVVGFRGAEPMDAKELLTMPVDILVPAATENQITEDNAAKVRAKVVVEGANGPTSPEADPILLDNGVLVVPDILANVGGVTVSYFEWVQNRLGFYWREREVNERLVEYMTHAFQAVFATTDKFKTNPRIGAYILALDRVSQAMHARGFYA; translated from the coding sequence ATGCTGAATTCCCACAACGCCTTCGACGCGATGTCGTCCCGCCTCCGCGTCGCGGCCGAGCTGTACGGTCTCGAGGAGGCGCTCTTCAAGGTCTTCATCGCCCCCATCCGCTCCATCATCGTCAGCTGCCCCGTGCACATGGACGACGGGCGCTGGGAGGTCTTCACCGGCTACCGCGTGCAGCACAACGTGGCGCGCGGCCCCGCGAAGGGCGGCATCCGCTACGACCCCCGCATCACCCTCGACGAGATCAAGGCCGGCGCCGCGTGGAACACGTGGAAGACCGCCGTGGTCGACGTGCCCTTCGGCGGCGGCAAGGGCGGCGTGATCTGCGATCCGACCCGCATGAGCGACGGCGAGCTGGAGCGGCTCACCCGCCGCTACATCGCCGAGATCATGGACCTGCTGGGTCCCGACCGGGACGTGCCCGGCATCGACATGGGCACCAACAGCCACGTGATGGCGTGGGTCCTGGACACGTACACCATGCACACCCGCAAGACCGAGAACGCGGTCGTCACCGGCAAGCCGATCTCCCTCGGCGGCAGCCTCGGGCGCACGGAGGCCGTGGGCCGCGGCATCCTCATCGCCGCCCGCGAGGCCATGCAGCGCCTGGGCAAGCCCCTGGCCGGGTCCACCCTCGCGGTGCAGGGCTTCGGCAACGTGGGCTCCCAGGCGGCGCGCCTCCTGCACGAGGCCGGCGCGCGCATGGTGGCCGTCTCCGACCTGAAGGGCGCCATCCGCAACGACCGCGGCATCGACACCCACGCCCTGCTCAAGTACCACGCCGAGCACAAGACCGTCGTGGGCTTCCGGGGCGCCGAGCCCATGGACGCGAAGGAGCTCCTCACGATGCCCGTGGACATCCTCGTGCCCGCGGCCACCGAGAACCAGATCACCGAGGACAACGCCGCCAAGGTCCGGGCCAAGGTCGTGGTGGAGGGCGCCAACGGGCCCACCAGCCCCGAGGCCGACCCGATCCTCCTGGACAACGGCGTCCTCGTCGTGCCCGACATCCTGGCCAACGTGGGCGGCGTCACCGTGAGCTACTTCGAGTGGGTGCAGAACCGCCTGGGCTTCTACTGGCGGGAGCGCGAGGTCAACGAGCGCCTCGTGGAGTACATGACCCACGCCTTCCAGGCCGTGTTCGCCACCACCGACAAGTTCAAGACCAACCCCCGCATCGGCGCCTACATCCTGGCCCTGGACCGCGTGAGCCAGGCCATGCACGCCCGTGGGTTCTACGCCTAG
- the bla gene encoding class A beta-lactamase, whose translation MGSTPRSVAALLLLAAALPGMAGEPAGTAPLRAGLVRLERQLHGRIGVAARQGSRSLTYRGDTRFATCSTFKWVLGAAILEAVDAGRLRLDQPVPLREAALVAHSPVTRARLAEGSLSVADLCEATLTVSDNGAANLLEPLIGGPAGLQAFARRLGDRMFRRDRPEPELNTNLPGDPRDTTSPAAMTGLLVRVMTTGVLAPPSRDRLLGWMKAATTGAARIRAGVPAGWTVADKTGTGLRGAAHDVAVLMPPDGEAVYLTVFVNAPRATPAERDAAIAEATRRVLDALR comes from the coding sequence GTGGGTTCTACGCCTAGGTCCGTCGCCGCCCTCCTCCTCCTCGCCGCCGCCCTCCCCGGGATGGCCGGCGAGCCGGCGGGAACGGCCCCGCTCCGGGCCGGGCTGGTCCGCCTCGAGCGCCAGCTCCACGGCCGCATCGGCGTGGCCGCGCGGCAAGGCTCCCGTTCCCTCACCTACCGGGGGGACACGCGTTTCGCCACCTGCTCCACCTTCAAGTGGGTGCTGGGCGCCGCCATCCTGGAGGCCGTGGACGCGGGCCGCCTGCGCCTGGACCAGCCGGTGCCCCTCCGGGAGGCCGCCCTCGTGGCCCACAGCCCCGTCACCCGCGCCCGGCTCGCCGAGGGGAGCCTGTCGGTGGCGGACCTGTGCGAGGCCACCCTCACCGTGAGCGACAACGGGGCCGCGAACCTGCTGGAGCCGCTGATCGGCGGACCCGCCGGCCTCCAGGCCTTCGCCCGGCGCCTGGGGGACCGGATGTTCCGCCGCGACCGCCCGGAACCGGAGCTCAATACGAACCTGCCGGGGGATCCCCGGGACACCACGAGCCCGGCGGCCATGACCGGCCTCCTGGTCCGGGTGATGACCACGGGCGTCCTGGCCCCGCCCTCCCGGGACCGGCTCCTGGGCTGGATGAAGGCCGCCACCACGGGCGCGGCCCGCATCCGGGCCGGGGTCCCGGCGGGGTGGACCGTGGCCGACAAGACCGGCACGGGCCTGCGGGGCGCCGCCCATGACGTGGCGGTCCTGATGCCCCCGGACGGCGAGGCGGTCTACCTCACCGTCTTCGTGAACGCCCCCCGGGCCACCCCCGCGGAACGGGACGCGGCCATCGCGGAGGCGACGCGGCGGGTCCTGGACGCCCTCCGCTAG
- a CDS encoding GxxExxY protein translates to MKRGGAEDLAEGRGGKRSWNLPLDIEWRGLVVERAYRLDLLVDDLVAVEAKAVEKLMDAHFAQLNTQLRFSGMEVGLLLNFRQWPFKDGGIKRVIHTRA, encoded by the coding sequence ATGAAACGCGGAGGCGCGGAGGATCTCGCAGAGGGTCGCGGAGGAAAGCGCTCCTGGAACCTGCCCCTGGATATCGAGTGGAGGGGGCTTGTGGTTGAGCGGGCCTACCGGCTGGATTTGCTGGTTGACGACCTCGTGGCCGTGGAGGCTAAGGCGGTCGAGAAACTGATGGATGCCCACTTCGCGCAACTGAACACCCAGCTGCGTTTCAGCGGAATGGAGGTCGGCCTGCTCCTCAATTTCCGTCAGTGGCCTTTCAAAGACGGTGGAATCAAGCGGGTGATACATACAAGGGCTTGA